One genomic region from Lujinxingia vulgaris encodes:
- a CDS encoding RCC1 domain-containing protein translates to MKSLTLLTRHALAIGLLTALVACSEGPDTRTIPPTNDRPDVGEPEDAGPDAEEDAGDVGPDAEDDAGDVGPDAEDPDAGDTDVDAPDACEGESDEQLCQLSSFSCGSHVIEDSCGELRTVESCGPECGDPETCGGGGIEGQCGCTPALTDEQHCAENAAECGELTIVDSCGEERVIDCGAEDQVCTLFDTCGGGGEENICGCTPITCEEAQVLCGPIDDGCGGTVQCDEFCVDAMAVGDEHACAVGSGKLKCWGRNNSGQIGNGANGDQRNPVDVSGLPTMVDVAPGGEHTCALSLNGEVFCWGENERGQLGLGTTVGSDVPGGRAINSGATAIASGFAHSCAVVNGGVRCWGANDFGQIGSASIAVGSNINVGVAMQVQGLSSGVVDVVAGSHHSCALLDDGTVRCWGRNRFGQVGTLSESSLPIVDAFGYFGNDPLDNVTLEPVPQGVPGLTEVEELAAGNDFTCARTTDGEVFCWGAMHRASSTGNTCFVWDGYFNTQGAMTGRNADRCAVFPPYGPAVARFSVRTVSDGTCDEETPCENTEFTCNLENNRCEKDEYPIATAFLNQAAFLPRQISTGDAALTIGAGAHHLCMVVDRNDAQQTNVRCFGVNSVGQVGDGTNNNWSSPIDLYLDVDDNIVRGVDVSAGNAYSCVLVDEQNIKCWGSNQYGQIGNSALLRDESYRPFDVKLEYAP, encoded by the coding sequence ATGAAAAGCCTCACCCTTCTGACGCGTCACGCGCTCGCCATTGGCCTGCTTACGGCCCTTGTCGCCTGCAGCGAAGGCCCCGATACGCGCACGATTCCCCCCACCAACGACCGCCCCGACGTCGGGGAGCCTGAAGACGCAGGCCCCGACGCCGAGGAAGACGCCGGCGACGTGGGTCCGGACGCCGAAGACGACGCGGGCGATGTGGGTCCGGACGCCGAAGACCCCGACGCCGGAGACACCGACGTCGACGCGCCCGACGCCTGCGAGGGGGAGAGCGACGAGCAGCTCTGCCAGCTTAGCTCGTTTAGCTGCGGCAGCCACGTCATCGAAGATAGCTGCGGGGAGCTGCGCACGGTTGAGAGCTGCGGGCCGGAGTGCGGCGATCCGGAGACCTGCGGAGGCGGCGGCATCGAAGGCCAATGCGGCTGCACCCCGGCGCTCACCGACGAGCAACACTGCGCCGAGAACGCCGCCGAATGTGGCGAGCTCACCATCGTCGACAGCTGCGGCGAAGAGCGCGTCATCGACTGCGGCGCCGAAGATCAGGTCTGCACCCTCTTTGATACCTGCGGAGGCGGCGGCGAGGAGAACATCTGCGGTTGCACGCCGATCACCTGCGAAGAGGCCCAGGTCCTCTGCGGCCCCATCGACGATGGCTGCGGCGGCACGGTTCAATGCGACGAGTTCTGCGTCGACGCGATGGCCGTGGGCGATGAGCACGCCTGCGCGGTTGGCTCGGGCAAGCTCAAGTGCTGGGGCCGCAACAACAGCGGCCAGATCGGCAACGGCGCCAACGGCGACCAGCGCAACCCGGTCGATGTGAGCGGCCTTCCCACCATGGTCGACGTGGCGCCGGGCGGCGAACACACCTGCGCGCTCAGCCTCAATGGCGAGGTCTTCTGCTGGGGCGAGAACGAGCGCGGCCAGCTGGGCCTCGGGACGACGGTGGGGAGCGATGTGCCCGGCGGGCGCGCCATCAACTCCGGCGCCACCGCCATCGCCAGCGGCTTCGCGCATAGCTGCGCGGTGGTCAACGGCGGGGTGCGCTGCTGGGGCGCCAACGATTTCGGTCAGATCGGCAGCGCCAGCATCGCCGTCGGCAGCAACATCAACGTCGGCGTGGCCATGCAGGTTCAAGGCCTGAGCTCGGGCGTGGTCGACGTGGTCGCCGGCAGCCATCACAGCTGCGCGCTCCTCGACGACGGTACCGTGCGCTGCTGGGGCCGTAACCGCTTTGGCCAGGTCGGCACCTTGAGCGAGTCGAGCCTGCCCATCGTCGACGCCTTTGGATATTTCGGAAACGACCCCCTCGATAACGTGACGCTGGAGCCCGTCCCGCAAGGTGTCCCCGGTTTGACCGAGGTCGAAGAGCTCGCCGCCGGCAACGACTTCACCTGCGCGCGCACCACCGACGGCGAAGTCTTCTGCTGGGGCGCGATGCACCGCGCCTCCTCCACGGGCAACACCTGCTTTGTCTGGGATGGCTACTTCAACACGCAAGGCGCAATGACCGGCCGCAACGCCGACCGCTGCGCGGTCTTCCCCCCCTACGGCCCGGCGGTCGCCCGCTTCAGCGTGCGCACCGTCTCCGATGGCACGTGTGATGAAGAAACTCCCTGCGAAAACACCGAATTTACCTGCAACCTCGAGAACAACCGCTGCGAGAAAGACGAGTACCCCATCGCCACCGCCTTCCTGAACCAGGCGGCCTTCCTCCCGCGCCAGATCAGCACCGGCGACGCCGCGCTGACCATCGGTGCCGGCGCCCACCACCTCTGCATGGTCGTCGATCGCAATGACGCGCAGCAGACCAACGTCCGCTGCTTCGGCGTCAACAGCGTCGGCCAGGTCGGCGACGGCACCAACAACAACTGGAGCTCCCCCATCGATCTCTACCTGGACGTCGACGACAACATCGTGCGCGGCGTCGATGTCTCGGCCGGCAACGCCTACTCCTGCGTGCTCGTCGACGAGCAAAACATCAAATGCTGGGGCAGCAACCAGTACGGCCAGATCGGCAACTCCGCGCTCCTGCGCGACGAGTCCTACCGTCCCTTTGACGTGAAGCTGGAGTACGCACCATGA
- a CDS encoding DUF4349 domain-containing protein, which produces MRTFARQSLRRLGLALFGATLIGCAGTASSDYSQAPSYGGYDDVEAIAYESDAPSIASDSAARRAPSRPQARPQAQGGASPTPPPLAAGSAQTTGGASTSPSAEEQARPTRLLVYTASLHMAIFEVNPTQEAALKIVEDLGGYASRRTTNQLTLRVPAEYFRQALDALSKLGDVTHTQWQAHDVSESFRDLNIRLQNALEVHARMSAILERAQSVEDTLKVEAQLARLTQEIEQLRSQIENLSQQIAFSTIDVHFQQRHHTQLPADDYLLPFPWLNELGLESLLRAPEATR; this is translated from the coding sequence ATGAGAACCTTTGCTCGCCAGAGTCTTCGCAGGCTGGGGCTCGCGCTGTTCGGCGCCACCCTGATCGGCTGCGCCGGCACCGCCAGCTCCGACTACAGCCAGGCGCCGAGCTACGGCGGATATGATGACGTGGAGGCCATCGCCTACGAGTCCGACGCCCCCTCGATCGCCTCCGACAGCGCCGCGCGCCGCGCTCCCTCGCGCCCGCAAGCCCGGCCTCAAGCCCAGGGCGGCGCCTCCCCGACGCCGCCTCCCCTGGCCGCGGGCTCCGCACAGACCACCGGCGGCGCCTCCACCTCGCCATCGGCTGAAGAGCAGGCCCGACCCACACGCCTGCTCGTCTATACGGCGTCTCTGCACATGGCGATCTTCGAGGTGAACCCCACCCAGGAAGCCGCCCTCAAGATTGTCGAAGACCTCGGCGGCTACGCCTCTCGCCGCACCACCAACCAGCTCACGCTGCGCGTGCCCGCCGAGTACTTTCGCCAGGCCCTCGACGCCCTCTCGAAGCTCGGTGATGTCACCCACACCCAGTGGCAGGCCCACGACGTCTCCGAGAGCTTTCGCGACTTGAACATCCGCCTGCAAAACGCCCTGGAGGTGCACGCCCGTATGAGCGCGATCCTCGAGCGCGCCCAGAGCGTCGAAGACACGCTCAAGGTCGAAGCCCAGCTCGCGCGCCTGACGCAGGAGATCGAGCAGCTGCGCTCGCAGATCGAGAACCTCTCCCAGCAGATCGCCTTCTCGACCATCGACGTGCACTTTCAGCAACGTCACCACACCCAACTTCCGGCCGACGACTACCTCCTGCCCTTCCCCTGGCTCAACGAGCTCGGCCTGGAGTCGTTGCTGCGCGCCCCGGAGGCCACGCGATGA
- a CDS encoding 2-phosphosulfolactate phosphatase, producing the protein MSATLARPRVAIFQGHRPELGPAAVRIVIDTIRAFTHTQVALEGGASRILLVASIDEARQRARQHPGWLLAGERNAIKPDDFDLGNSPALTARADLKDRTLVLTTSNGVQAVAHAAAGFSGLLLVTGLANAGSTVAATQAYLSAHPEPSPTVQILASHPEGDEDLATAQWLQARLHGLGKPDDAEAIRRVWESRAAQKFADPTRPEYLSDDIPFCARRADADFAMVVEQEGDDLWLTRREL; encoded by the coding sequence ATGAGCGCGACGCTGGCGCGGCCCCGGGTCGCCATCTTTCAGGGCCACCGTCCCGAGCTCGGGCCGGCGGCGGTGCGCATCGTCATCGACACCATCCGCGCCTTTACCCACACCCAGGTCGCGCTTGAAGGGGGCGCCTCGCGCATTCTGCTGGTGGCATCGATCGACGAGGCTCGCCAGCGCGCGCGCCAGCACCCCGGCTGGCTATTGGCCGGGGAGCGCAACGCTATCAAACCCGACGACTTTGACCTGGGAAACTCCCCGGCGCTCACCGCCCGCGCGGATCTCAAAGACCGCACGCTGGTCCTCACCACCTCCAACGGCGTGCAGGCCGTGGCGCACGCCGCCGCTGGCTTCTCGGGCCTTTTGCTCGTCACCGGCCTGGCCAACGCCGGCAGCACTGTGGCCGCCACGCAGGCGTATCTGAGCGCCCACCCCGAGCCCTCCCCCACCGTGCAGATCCTCGCCAGCCACCCCGAGGGCGATGAAGATCTGGCGACCGCTCAATGGCTTCAAGCCCGGCTGCATGGACTGGGTAAGCCCGACGACGCCGAGGCCATCCGCCGCGTCTGGGAGAGCCGCGCCGCCCAAAAATTCGCCGACCCCACGCGCCCCGAATACCTCTCCGACGACATCCCCTTCTGCGCGCGCCGCGCCGACGCCGATTTTGCCATGGTCGTCGAGCAAGAGGGCGACGACCTCTGGCTTACGCGCCGCGAGCTTTAA
- a CDS encoding GNAT family N-acetyltransferase — MFERRLDERVALRLLKVSDKEELFGVVDREREELRRWLPWVDAITSVDDYDGYIRSTLDQLAQGDGFQAAISVEGQIAGMIGVHGVDRANMSTSIGYWLSSAYRGEGIMTRATAEVLRWAFEDEGLERVEARCGRENLASRAVVERLRFVEEGALRRAERLVDGWTDLVVYSMLRSEWEAAQAQQ; from the coding sequence ATGTTTGAGCGAAGACTGGACGAAAGGGTGGCGCTGAGGCTTTTGAAGGTCAGCGATAAAGAAGAGCTTTTCGGGGTGGTAGACCGGGAGCGCGAGGAGCTGCGGCGCTGGCTTCCCTGGGTCGACGCCATCACGAGCGTCGACGATTACGACGGGTACATTCGCTCCACCCTCGATCAGCTGGCTCAGGGCGACGGGTTTCAGGCGGCGATCAGCGTGGAGGGGCAGATCGCGGGGATGATCGGGGTGCACGGGGTGGATCGCGCCAACATGAGCACGTCGATCGGCTACTGGCTGAGCTCAGCGTACCGCGGCGAGGGGATTATGACGCGGGCGACGGCGGAGGTGTTGCGCTGGGCGTTTGAGGATGAGGGGTTGGAGCGGGTCGAGGCGCGCTGCGGGCGCGAGAACCTGGCGAGCCGCGCGGTGGTCGAGCGCCTGAGATTTGTGGAGGAGGGGGCGCTGCGCCGCGCCGAGCGTCTGGTTGATGGGTGGACGGACCTGGTGGTGTATTCGATGCTGCGCTCGGAGTGGGAGGCGGCTCAGGCGCAGCAGTGA
- a CDS encoding class I SAM-dependent methyltransferase produces the protein MSSNRTFFNLTASGYDLLTHQALWSAQVERLIDALGESDDLSRVRHVLDVGCGPGQSAFGLARRLPHAQILGVDVADRMIARARQHHRGRYSALKNLRFERADVYALPADLPPFDLIVGHSFLYLLPDRKGALSALGAALGPGGRLALLEPNADASLPHATAGALTNPDARQHALRHPVSTGRFALSMVGWRLASRSRAPMRQSTLRTLLQGAGLVDISVRPTLGDLGLMAIARRKG, from the coding sequence ATGTCAAGCAACCGCACCTTCTTTAACCTCACCGCGTCGGGCTACGACCTGCTCACCCACCAGGCCCTCTGGAGCGCCCAGGTAGAGCGCCTGATCGACGCCCTTGGCGAATCCGACGACTTAAGCCGCGTGCGACACGTGCTGGATGTGGGCTGCGGACCCGGGCAGAGCGCGTTTGGCCTGGCGCGACGCCTCCCCCACGCGCAGATCCTGGGGGTGGACGTGGCCGACCGCATGATCGCCCGTGCGCGCCAGCACCACCGGGGCCGCTACAGCGCGCTGAAAAACCTGCGCTTTGAGCGCGCCGATGTGTACGCCCTGCCCGCCGATCTGCCACCCTTCGATCTGATCGTGGGCCACTCCTTTCTCTATTTGTTGCCCGATCGAAAAGGCGCCCTCTCAGCGCTGGGCGCCGCGCTCGGCCCGGGAGGTCGGCTGGCGCTCCTGGAGCCCAACGCCGACGCCTCTCTGCCCCACGCCACCGCCGGCGCCCTGACCAACCCGGACGCCCGCCAGCACGCCCTGCGCCACCCGGTGAGCACCGGGCGCTTCGCCCTCTCAATGGTCGGCTGGCGCCTGGCCAGCCGATCCCGCGCCCCGATGCGCCAGTCCACCCTCCGAACCCTGCTCCAGGGCGCCGGCCTCGTCGACATCAGCGTGCGCCCCACCCTCGGCGATCTGGGCCTGATGGCCATCGCTCGCCGGAAGGGCTGA
- a CDS encoding site-2 protease family protein — MFKHALRLPFRLLGIPLYLDLTFLLILPLLAWLIARQIAPFVALFNLPITPGALNEGILPYALGLAAALALFISVVIHELGHAIVARRYGVNTERITLWLLGGMAQFKKMPTQRGAEAVVAIAGPITSGLLAALGALLLLVLPEQWPALYFVVAYTTFMNVALALFNLIPALPLDGGRVLRSLLAMRLPRMRATQIAATVSRVLAIALGVVGIFSLNIFLILIALFIYIAVAAEARFELADELLSDLRVHELMSTPVVSLPATLSVGDLLAKMLRDARHAYPVHDDSGQLRGMITLQNVQGAPPDAPIGDYLTELPERIDPDASAADLLEMMGRQDEPRVLVMPEKGPVLGIITRTDLYRALQLLTGRTPAPGH, encoded by the coding sequence ATGTTTAAGCACGCCCTGCGCCTGCCCTTTCGCCTGCTGGGCATCCCGCTTTACCTCGACCTGACCTTTTTGCTCATTCTGCCGCTTTTGGCCTGGCTGATCGCCCGGCAGATCGCGCCCTTTGTCGCCCTCTTCAACCTCCCCATCACCCCGGGAGCGCTCAACGAGGGGATCTTGCCCTACGCCCTGGGACTGGCCGCGGCGCTGGCACTCTTTATCAGCGTGGTCATCCACGAGCTGGGCCACGCCATCGTCGCGCGTCGCTACGGCGTCAACACCGAGCGCATCACCCTCTGGCTGCTCGGCGGCATGGCACAGTTTAAAAAAATGCCCACCCAGCGCGGCGCCGAGGCCGTCGTGGCCATCGCCGGCCCCATCACAAGCGGGCTGCTCGCTGCCCTGGGCGCCCTCCTGCTCCTCGTGCTCCCCGAACAATGGCCGGCGCTCTATTTCGTGGTCGCCTACACCACCTTTATGAACGTGGCGCTGGCGCTCTTTAACCTGATCCCCGCCCTTCCTCTCGACGGCGGCCGCGTGCTGCGCTCGCTGCTCGCGATGCGTCTCCCCCGCATGCGCGCTACCCAGATCGCCGCCACCGTCAGCCGCGTGCTCGCCATTGCGCTGGGCGTCGTGGGAATTTTTAGCCTCAATATTTTTCTGATCCTCATCGCCCTCTTCATCTACATCGCCGTGGCCGCCGAGGCCCGCTTTGAGCTGGCCGACGAGCTTTTGAGCGACCTGCGCGTGCACGAACTCATGAGCACCCCGGTCGTCTCCCTTCCCGCCACGCTCAGCGTGGGCGACCTGCTGGCGAAAATGCTCCGGGACGCGCGCCACGCCTACCCCGTGCACGACGACTCCGGCCAGCTCCGCGGCATGATCACCCTGCAAAACGTCCAGGGCGCCCCTCCCGACGCCCCCATCGGCGACTACCTCACCGAGCTCCCCGAGCGCATCGACCCCGACGCCTCCGCCGCCGATCTGCTCGAGATGATGGGCCGCCAGGACGAGCCCCGCGTGCTCGTGATGCCCGAAAAAGGCCCCGTGCTCGGCATCATCACCCGCACCGACCTCTACCGCGCCCTGCAGCTCCTCACCGGTCGCACCCCCGCCCCTGGCCATTAA
- a CDS encoding alpha/beta hydrolase yields MLRHSPTTRQARPALILTLALMLAALLSSCGPSDPVDLLRPAPELSIDAPERGPYGVALLERDVRVRVDQQVRTLIYLPTGLNAADEAHPLALLIQGGAVSPEQYGWLAMHLASRGYVVLSPDHPLDFAIFATGNGADVITALRDASARKGDVLEGRLAPEPGLALGHSLGGVVASKAWLRRPDDLSHLFLLQSTPDPADAELLQNPRDPADRVLAVAGERDGRISFREIDESLADFSNPVPLAIVQGANHFQMIDSPTASQLESDLAATIPTPQARARVLAALDLLVFDHLGLSPRDPSPLDAPELWPEGLIAP; encoded by the coding sequence ATGCTTCGACATAGCCCGACGACGCGCCAGGCTCGGCCCGCGCTGATCCTGACGCTGGCCCTGATGCTGGCGGCTCTCCTGAGCAGCTGCGGCCCTTCCGATCCCGTCGATCTCCTGCGGCCCGCCCCCGAGCTCTCGATCGACGCCCCGGAGCGCGGCCCTTACGGCGTAGCGCTCCTGGAGCGGGATGTTCGGGTGCGCGTCGACCAGCAGGTGCGCACGCTGATCTATCTGCCCACAGGCTTAAACGCCGCCGATGAAGCACATCCGCTGGCGCTGCTCATCCAGGGCGGCGCGGTCAGCCCGGAGCAGTACGGCTGGCTGGCGATGCACCTGGCCAGCCGCGGCTACGTGGTCTTAAGCCCCGACCACCCCCTGGATTTTGCGATTTTTGCCACCGGCAACGGCGCCGACGTCATCACCGCCCTTCGCGACGCCTCGGCGAGGAAGGGCGACGTGTTGGAAGGCCGGCTGGCCCCGGAGCCCGGGCTGGCGCTGGGTCACAGCCTGGGCGGGGTGGTGGCCTCCAAGGCCTGGCTTCGCCGCCCCGACGACCTCTCGCACCTCTTTTTGCTGCAGAGCACCCCGGACCCGGCCGACGCCGAGCTTCTCCAAAATCCCCGCGACCCGGCCGACCGCGTGCTGGCGGTGGCCGGAGAGCGCGACGGCCGCATCTCCTTTCGTGAAATCGACGAGAGCCTGGCCGACTTCTCAAACCCCGTACCGCTGGCCATCGTCCAGGGCGCCAACCACTTTCAGATGATCGACAGCCCCACCGCCTCCCAGCTCGAGAGCGACCTTGCGGCCACCATCCCCACCCCCCAGGCCCGCGCCCGCGTACTCGCTGCCCTCGATCTGCTGGTCTTTGATCACCTGGGCCTCTCCCCCCGCGACCCCTCGCCACTGGATGCCCCCGAGCTCTGGCCCGAAGGCCTCATCGCCCCCTGA
- a CDS encoding amidase family protein has translation MSQRGTFDGTFDAFAALPRPAERFFKKSQGDPLGALLSSATPEEVASAALTAEGPLAGLPIGVKDNLCTRDLPTTAASRLLEGYRSPFDATVVERLRTAGALIVTKTNLDEFAMGSTGQHSAFKPTLHPLSPAHSPGGSSSGSAAAVAAGWLPAALGSDTGGSLRQPASTCGVVGFKPTYGRVSRHGLIAFASSLDHVGWLTRCVADAALLFDVLAGPDPRDPSALTDRPERASTHPIPSIPALRLGLLPALMEDTPIHPAIARAFDALIERLRSASATLLDLFPEHLELAGPTYTAISSAEAASNLARYEGLRFGRRAALSPNAPSTLETFAAHTRSALLGEEVQRRLVLGHSLLSGQTTLANAQNARAHIQKTLDEALTHVDALLTPTTPDTAPALQNADDPEHLRDRFTLPANLAGLPAISLPLGCDEAGLSFGLQLIGRRGDDARLLAIARALEAFLTSP, from the coding sequence ATGAGCCAGCGCGGCACCTTCGACGGCACCTTCGACGCCTTTGCCGCCCTGCCCCGGCCCGCCGAGCGTTTTTTCAAAAAAAGCCAGGGCGACCCTCTCGGCGCGCTGCTCTCCAGCGCCACCCCCGAGGAGGTCGCAAGCGCCGCGCTCACGGCCGAAGGCCCCCTGGCCGGCCTGCCCATCGGCGTCAAAGACAACCTCTGCACCCGCGATCTCCCCACCACCGCCGCCTCGCGCCTCCTTGAAGGCTACCGCTCGCCATTCGACGCCACCGTCGTCGAGCGCCTGCGCACAGCCGGCGCGCTCATCGTCACAAAGACCAACCTCGACGAATTCGCGATGGGCTCCACCGGCCAGCACTCGGCGTTTAAGCCCACCCTCCACCCCTTAAGCCCCGCGCACAGCCCCGGCGGCTCTTCCAGCGGCTCAGCCGCCGCCGTGGCCGCGGGTTGGCTGCCCGCCGCGCTCGGCAGCGACACCGGCGGAAGCCTGCGCCAGCCCGCCAGCACCTGCGGCGTGGTGGGCTTCAAACCGACCTACGGCCGCGTGAGCCGCCACGGGCTTATTGCCTTTGCCTCAAGCCTCGACCACGTCGGCTGGCTCACCCGCTGCGTCGCCGACGCCGCGCTTCTTTTCGATGTGCTGGCCGGCCCCGACCCTCGCGACCCGAGCGCGCTCACCGACCGGCCTGAGCGAGCAAGCACACACCCCATCCCCTCCATCCCCGCACTCCGCCTGGGCCTCCTCCCTGCCTTGATGGAAGATACTCCGATACACCCCGCCATCGCCCGGGCCTTCGACGCCCTTATCGAGCGCCTGCGCTCGGCCAGCGCCACCCTCCTCGATCTCTTCCCCGAGCACCTCGAGCTCGCCGGCCCCACCTACACCGCCATCAGCTCGGCGGAGGCCGCCTCCAACCTCGCCAGATACGAGGGCCTGCGCTTTGGCCGGCGCGCAGCCCTCTCACCCAACGCCCCGAGCACCCTGGAGACCTTCGCCGCCCACACCCGCAGCGCGCTGCTCGGCGAGGAGGTGCAGCGCCGCCTGGTTTTGGGTCACAGCCTGCTCAGCGGCCAGACCACCCTGGCCAACGCTCAAAACGCCCGCGCCCATATCCAGAAAACCCTCGATGAGGCGCTCACCCACGTCGACGCCCTGCTCACCCCCACCACCCCCGACACCGCCCCGGCTCTTCAGAACGCCGACGATCCGGAGCACCTCCGCGATCGCTTTACGCTGCCGGCCAACCTGGCCGGCCTGCCCGCCATCTCCCTGCCCCTGGGCTGTGATGAGGCCGGCCTGTCCTTCGGCCTGCAGCTCATCGGCCGCCGCGGCGACGACGCCCGCCTGCTCGCCATCGCCCGCGCCCTGGAAGCCTTCCTCACCAGCCCCTGA
- the gatB gene encoding Asp-tRNA(Asn)/Glu-tRNA(Gln) amidotransferase subunit GatB, which produces MTPTTYDTSRWQADIGLEIHCQLLTRTRLFSPGPLPATTDAAPNSLLTPFDLGLPGTLPQLNARAVDLALVAGIALGCDINPISHFDRKHYLYPDLPKGYQITQQERPICQNGRILFEHEGQPHTLPLERIHLEEDAGRSLHDRLPHHTLVDLNRAGTPLIEIVTAPALHCPLATEAALRALHRLLVWLQICDGNLQEGSMRFDANISVRPTGSTEPGVRCELKNLNSFRFVREALTFEIDRHIALLQTGQTVRSQTRAYDDRARQTVLLRERDALPDYRFLRDPDLPPLLLDEARIQRLREHHPEHPDALERRLTTTFNLPAPIARTLCESPTRATFFENATAEFPPDLPIDARHTRALACANLLINTLLALLDADHPDLSALAITPAQLATIASLQAAGELSATVAAALCEEVARTGQDPLGIVEARALRQCRDPELLGRLVDAVLDDHPDQLKAYRQGKTQLLGFFIGQAMRRAHVEPDPRLLTSIFRERLS; this is translated from the coding sequence ATGACGCCCACCACCTACGACACCTCCCGCTGGCAGGCCGACATCGGCCTGGAGATCCACTGCCAGCTGCTCACCCGCACCCGGCTTTTTAGCCCGGGGCCGCTGCCGGCCACCACCGACGCCGCCCCCAACAGCCTGCTCACCCCCTTCGATCTGGGGCTGCCGGGCACCCTGCCGCAACTCAACGCGCGCGCCGTCGATCTGGCCCTCGTCGCCGGCATTGCCCTTGGGTGCGACATCAACCCCATCAGCCATTTTGACCGCAAACATTACCTCTACCCCGATCTCCCAAAGGGCTATCAGATCACCCAGCAGGAGCGCCCCATCTGCCAGAACGGCCGCATCCTCTTTGAGCATGAGGGCCAACCCCACACCCTCCCCCTGGAGCGAATTCACCTGGAAGAAGACGCCGGCCGCTCCCTCCACGACCGCCTCCCCCACCACACGCTCGTGGACTTAAACCGCGCCGGCACCCCGCTCATCGAGATCGTCACCGCCCCGGCGCTGCACTGCCCGCTTGCCACCGAAGCGGCGCTACGCGCCCTGCACCGCCTGCTCGTCTGGCTGCAGATCTGCGACGGCAACCTCCAGGAGGGCTCAATGCGTTTTGACGCCAACATCTCCGTACGCCCTACAGGCTCCACCGAGCCCGGGGTGCGCTGCGAGCTCAAAAACCTCAATTCTTTTCGTTTTGTGCGCGAGGCGCTGACCTTCGAGATCGATCGCCACATCGCGCTCCTTCAAACCGGTCAGACCGTCCGCTCCCAGACCCGCGCCTACGACGATCGCGCGCGCCAGACCGTGCTCCTGCGCGAGCGCGACGCCCTTCCCGACTACCGCTTTTTGCGCGACCCCGATCTTCCTCCCCTGCTCCTCGACGAGGCCCGCATCCAGCGCCTGCGCGAGCACCACCCCGAACACCCCGACGCCCTCGAGCGCCGCCTGACCACGACCTTCAACCTCCCCGCCCCCATCGCCCGCACCCTCTGCGAGTCCCCCACCCGCGCCACCTTCTTCGAAAACGCCACCGCAGAGTTTCCGCCCGACCTCCCCATTGATGCCCGCCACACCCGCGCCCTGGCCTGCGCGAACCTCCTCATCAACACGCTCTTAGCCCTGCTCGACGCCGATCACCCCGACCTGAGCGCCCTCGCCATCACCCCCGCCCAGCTCGCCACCATCGCCTCCCTGCAGGCCGCCGGTGAGCTCAGCGCCACGGTCGCCGCGGCCCTCTGCGAAGAGGTCGCGCGCACAGGCCAGGACCCCTTGGGCATTGTCGAAGCGCGCGCTTTGCGGCAATGTCGCGACCCTGAGCTCCTTGGCCGCCTGGTCGACGCGGTGCTCGATGATCACCCCGACCAGCTCAAAGCCTACCGCCAGGGCAAAACCCAACTCCTGGGCTTTTTCATTGGCCAGGCCATGCGCCGCGCCCACGTTGAGCCCGACCCTCGACTGCTAACCTCGATCTTTCGCGAGCGACTCTCATGA